From the genome of Oncorhynchus clarkii lewisi isolate Uvic-CL-2024 chromosome 11, UVic_Ocla_1.0, whole genome shotgun sequence, one region includes:
- the LOC139420298 gene encoding lipocalin-like codes for MMLRMMGVLLCAALVACIDVVPQKDFNLEKMAGRWWIVGFATNAHWFVSHKADMKMGTSVMLPTAGGDLDLTYTNLNADGTCWRMTHLAKKTDIPGRFTFTSQRWNNENDMRVVAVQYDDFALIHTIKTKDGVPEVLNKLYSRTPEVSTALQQKFMQFSLDTGIISDNIAILPKNGECTEA; via the exons ATGATGCTGAGGATGATGGGAGTTCTGCTGTGCGCTGCGCTGGTCGCCTGCATCGACGTCGTGCCCCAGAAAGACTTCAACCTGGAgaag ATGGCTGGTAGGTGGTGGATTGTGGGCTTTGCCACCAACGCCCATTGGTTTGTGAGCCATAAGGCTGACATGAAGATGGGCACTTCCGTGATGCTGCCCACCGCCGGAGGAGACCTAGACCTCACCTACACCAACCTGaa cgCTGATGGTACTTGCTGGAGGATGACACATCTAGCCAAGAAGACTGACATCCCAGGCCGCTTCACCTTCACCAGCCAGC GTTGGAACAATGAAAATGACATGCGCGTGGTGGCTGTCCAGTATGATGACTTTGCTCTGATCCACACCATCAAGACCAAAGACGGAGTACCTGAGGTGCTCAACAAGCTCTACA GTCGCACTCCAGAGGTGAGCACAGCACTGCAGCAGAAGTTCATGCAGTTCTCTCTGGATACAGGAATCATCTCCGACAACATTGCTATCCTGCCCAAGAATG GTGAATGTACCGAGGCATAA
- the LOC139420299 gene encoding complement component C8 gamma chain: MTGVWQCVTMLMVVCVCLWGSAEAIGGAKSRPRPQRRPPKKLKVNPIDDTPPAQNIDIQQMGGPWYLVNAASKCNFLMKNGLKVEATVMTLTPPSSQNPTLSVSTTTRLNHQCWEILQAYTITPTPGRLVLNGSRPLLNTDIVIGESDYSSYAVFYYQKQGQLTMKLYGRSKDTLSEAILDKFEDLAEKKGLGLAYVFAFPNYSHCESVDKDHVINCVPIC, translated from the exons ATGACTGGGGTGTGGCAGTGTGTTACCATGctaatggtggtgtgtgtgtgtctatggggGTCGGCGGAGGCGATTGGGGGAGCAAAGAGCCGACCACGACCCCAGAGGAGACCTCCCAAGAAGCTCAAGGTGAACCCCATTGACGACACCCCCCCAGCTCAGAACATTGACATACAACAG atggGAGGGCCGTGGTACCTGGTCAACGCAGCGTCTAAGTGTAACTTCCTGATGAAGAACGGTCTGAAGGTGGAGGCTACTGTGATGACCCTGACGCCCCCCTCCTCCCAAAACCCCACTCTCTCTGTTAGCACTACCACACGCCT TAACCACCAGTGTTGGGAGATCCTGCAGGCGTACACCATCACCCCCACCCCAGGACGCCTTGTACTCAATG GTAGTAGACCGTTGCTGAACACTGATATAGTGATTGGAGAGTCAGACTATAGCTCCTACGCTGTGTTTTACTACCAGAAACAGGGACAGCTCACCATGAAGCTCTACG GCAGATCCAAGGATACCCTTTCAGAAGCCATCTTGGATAAGTTTGAGGACCTGGCTGAGAAAAAAGGCCTGGGATTGGCATATGTGTTTGCCTTCCCCAACTACA GTCACTGCGAGTCTGTGGACAAGGACCATGTGATCA ACTGCGTGCCAATATGTTGA
- the LOC139420658 gene encoding methionine-R-sulfoxide reductase B2, mitochondrial isoform X2 — MDGLSLLLTPNPPMCSGSLTRYDETTDWQKKLTPEQYVVTREKGTEMPFSGLYLNHSEVGMYHCVCCDTPLFSSEAKYDSGTGWPTFKEAHGTWECDESHASIIRRPDNTMGSAETEVLCKHCDAHLGHVFEDGPDPTGQRFCINSQSLSFSPRDLTPED; from the exons gcTCAGGATCTCTGACTCGTTATGATGAGACCACAGACTGGCAGAAAAAACTTACCCCTGAACAGTATGTGGTCacgagggagaaggggacagagatg CCCTTCAGCGGTCTCTATCTGAACCATAGTGAGGTGGGGATGTACCACTGTGTGTGCTGCGATACTCCCCTCTTCAG ttcaGAGGCAAAATATGACTCTGGGACAGGCTGGCCAACGTTCAAAGAGGCTCATGGGACGTGGGAGTGCGACGAGAGCCATGCATCCATCATCCGTCGCCCTGACAACACCATGGGTAGTGCCGAGACAGAGGTCCTCTGTAAACAT tgtgatgCCCATCTGGGTCATGTGTTTGAAGATGGACCAGACCCCACAGGACAGAGGTTCTGCATCAACAGCCAGTCTCTTAGCTTCAGCCCAAGAGATCTCACACCCGAAGACTAG
- the LOC139420658 gene encoding methionine-R-sulfoxide reductase B2, mitochondrial isoform X1: MSRSIARLSLIISQRAAAKSALLPKTRVPAFIRPVSTSSGSGSLTRYDETTDWQKKLTPEQYVVTREKGTEMPFSGLYLNHSEVGMYHCVCCDTPLFSSEAKYDSGTGWPTFKEAHGTWECDESHASIIRRPDNTMGSAETEVLCKHCDAHLGHVFEDGPDPTGQRFCINSQSLSFSPRDLTPED, translated from the exons ATGTCTCGTTCTATCGCCCGACTTTCGCTCATCATCTCTCAGAGAGCGGCTGCCAAGTCCGCCTTATTGCCCAAGACCAGGGTTCCTGCTTTCATCCGTCCTGTCTCCACTAGTTCAG gcTCAGGATCTCTGACTCGTTATGATGAGACCACAGACTGGCAGAAAAAACTTACCCCTGAACAGTATGTGGTCacgagggagaaggggacagagatg CCCTTCAGCGGTCTCTATCTGAACCATAGTGAGGTGGGGATGTACCACTGTGTGTGCTGCGATACTCCCCTCTTCAG ttcaGAGGCAAAATATGACTCTGGGACAGGCTGGCCAACGTTCAAAGAGGCTCATGGGACGTGGGAGTGCGACGAGAGCCATGCATCCATCATCCGTCGCCCTGACAACACCATGGGTAGTGCCGAGACAGAGGTCCTCTGTAAACAT tgtgatgCCCATCTGGGTCATGTGTTTGAAGATGGACCAGACCCCACAGGACAGAGGTTCTGCATCAACAGCCAGTCTCTTAGCTTCAGCCCAAGAGATCTCACACCCGAAGACTAG